The DNA region GTTGGAGCGCACGGTCCTCACCGCCGCGTACCCGCCTTGTTTCCGCGGAGGCGGAACGCGTACACCCGTTCCCCCTGCGCATACCGGTTCTGCTCGACGACGTACGATATGCCCGGGGAGGCGCTTCCCAACGCGCTGCGGAGCGCCTCCCCGCCGGCGAACCCCGTGGAGGAACCGTCGATGACGACGGTGCCGTCTTTCCTCGAGAACCGGATTTCCCGGAGGGAGACCCCGTCGGGGAGCGACTTCTCCACGGCGGCCAGCGTGCCGCCGGCCCCGGCCGGGCCGGGCCCGAGAATCCCGGTCAACACGGCTCCCTGGGCCCGGAGGGGCTTCCAGTCGGGCCCCTCGTGGATCGCCCGGACTTCCTCTCGCCACTTCGCCACCTGCCCGAGGAGGGAAGCGGTCCGGACCTCGAGGATCCGGGACTGGCGGAACATTTCCGCCGACAGCGCGGCGAGGAGAAGAAAAACCCCGACGGACACGATCAGGGCGGCCCTTCCCGCTTTCCGGGCGGCCCGCTTCGCGAGGAGATCCCCCGGTTCGAGTCGGACGGCGAATCTCACGCGAAGACCCCGCTCACGAGGGGATGCCGAAGGAGACCGCGGAAGGCGGCCCTGCTCTCCGCTTCGCGCACCTCGATCGCCACGGCGCCGGCGGGCGCCCCCAGGGTCTCTGCGAAATGGCGGGCCGTTTCCGCGATCTCGGCGTCCCGTTCCTCCAGGTCGGAGCACGCACGGGACCGGACATACCGGAGTCCCCCCCCGTCCGTCCCGAAGAAGGTGAACGCCCCCGCGTCTTCCAGAACCGACCCCCGCAAGCCGTTCCCCGGCGCGAAAGCGGAGGATCCGTTCCAGGCGGCCAGGCTCCGCGGGAGCACGAGGGCGACGGGAAGCCCGGCGATCGCTCCGTCGACGGTGAGGCGCAAAACGGCCTGCCGTTCCGCCGCGACGATCAGGATCCGTTTCTTCCGTTCCCAAAGGGGAGAAACGCGCTGCCAGTCGTAGAGCGCATCCTCCTCGGAGATCCCCCAGTCGGAGAGAACTTTCCATCGGGCGTACTCCGCCACGCGGCGGTGCGCCCCCTTCCCCTCCGGAGTCGCAAGCGCGACGCGGAACCAGCCGTCCGGAAGGGCGAGCAGGACCCCCTCCGGGGAACCCGCGCCGGGTCCGCCGCCCCGCGAAACCGCCTCTTCGACCGCACCGGCGATCCTCTCCGGTTCCTGCCGGTCGTCCGCCGGATCCGCCGTTCCCGGGGCCGGGGGGACCGCCGCCGGTTCTCCGGGTTTTTCCGAAAAGAGCGTCGTTCTCCCTACGGAGGCGGAGATCTCCCCGCCGGTTCGAACGTCGACGCAGACCCAAAGGGATGCCACGGATCAGTCCTCCTCCGGAGAGGTGACCCGGTTGATCTCGGCCACCGAGGTCCGGCCTGCGCGGGCCACCGCGACCGCGTTCCCGCGGAGAGATGCGATCCCCGATTTCCGGATCCCCGCACGGATCTCCCCGAAGGATCGCCGCTGGATCATCCCGTCCCGGATCTCCTCGGTGAACGGGACGAACTCGCCCGTCGAGATCCTCCCCTTGTATCCCGTCCCGTGGCAATTTCCGCAGCCGACCGGTTCGAAAAAGAGCCCCCCCTCCGCCTCCCCCGGAACCCCGGGGATCCCCAACTCCCTCAGAACGGACGGGGCGTACCGGACCTCTTTCCGGCACTTCCCGCAAAGCATCCGCAGGAGACGCTGGGAGAGGACGCCGTTGACGGCGGAAACGAAGTTGTACGGCTCGATTCCCATGTGAAGGAACCGGAGGATGACGTCGGTGCTGCTGTTGGCGTGGACCGTCGAGAAAACAAGGTGACCGGTCAGCGAGGCCTGCACCGCCACCTCGGCCGTTTCCCGGTCGCGGATCTCCCCCACCATCACCACGTCGGGGTCGTGCCGGAGGATGTTCCGCAGCCCGGAGGCGAAGGTGACTCCCTTCACCTCGTTCACCGGGATCTGGACGATCCCCGGAAGGTGATATTCGACCGGGTCCTCGATCGTGACGAACTTCCGGACGTCGTGGTCCATCTCCTGGAGCGTCGTGTAGAGGGTCGTGGTCTTCCCGCTCCCGGTCGGTCCCGTGACGAGGAACATCCCGTGGGGGAAGCGCGTGAGCCGACGGATCCCGTCGACCACCCCTTCCCCGAACCCGAGGCGCGACAGGTTCATCTGCGAAAACTCCGTGCGGAGATGCTCCTTGTCGAGAATCCGGATCACGACGTCCTCCCCGTGGATCGAGGGGATGATGCTGACGCGGAAGTCGATCGCCCGGCCGAGGGCGGTGAACTGGAAGCTGCCGTCCTGGGCCTTGCGGGTTTCCGAGATGTCGAGGTCGGAGATGACCTTGATCCGGGAGACGATCCGGGGGTGGAAGGCGATGTCGATCGGATCGGCCCCACGGAGGAGGACGCCGTCGATGCGAAACCGCACGATGCTGCGGTCCGACTCGGCCTCGAGGTGGATGTCGCTCGCCCCCTTCTGGACGGCGTCGATCAGCAGGCCGTTCAGGATCCGGACGTAGGGACTCGCGTCCTCGAGCGCCTCCCGTACCCGGGCATCTTCCTGCGTGTCGCGCTTCTCCTGGGCGACGCCGAGGGACGTGGACCGGGGACGCAGGGCCCGGGCGCTGTCGGCCCACCGGTCGATCACCCGGTCGAAGACGGTCCGGGCGCAGGCGACGACGCGGGCCGGCCGGGCGACGTGCCGCTCGACCTCGTCCCGCTGCAACGGGTTCCGCCAGTCGGGGGAAGCCACCACGAGCCGCCCCCCCTCCTCGCGGAGGGGGACGAACCGCCACTTCCGCATCCCCTCGGGAGAGGTGCGCCGAAGAAGTTCCCGATCCGGCTCGATCGAGAGGAGATCGCAGAACTCGCGCCCGGCAAACCTTGCCAGAAGGGAGGAAAGGGCCTCCTCCGTCACGACGTTCTGCTCGAGGAGCAGGTCCTCCAGGGGGCGTTTTCCCCGCCCGGCGGTCTCCACAAGGCGGTCGAGAACCTCCCCGGGGACGGCGCCGCTCTCCCGGAGAAACTGCGGGAAGGATCCTTCCTTCACGCCGACCTCCGCGTCATCCGACGACCCCGGCGATCCGGAAGATCGGCAGGTAGATCGCCACGACGAGGATCCCGACGATCAACCCGACGAACAGCATCATCACCGGCTCGAACAGGGCGGTGAGGACCTTGATCCGGTGACGAAGGTCATCCTCGCAATACGCGGCGATTTCATCGAGCATTTCCGGGAGGTTCCCACCCTTCTCCCCGGCATCCACGAGCCGGACCGCGATTTCGGGGAGCATGCCGTCGGACCGGAGCGCCGCGGCGAGACTCTCCCCCCCCTCGATCCGGTCGGCGACCTTCCGGAGGCGCCCCATGGTGTGCCGGTTCCCGACGACGTCGAGCGTGACCCTCAGGGAATCCAGGAGCGGGAAGCCCCCCCGCAGGAGCGTCGAAAGGGTCCTCGAGAACCTCGAAAGGATCTGGTCCATCAGGATCGATCCGATCTTCGGCATCGACAGCATAGCACGCTCCAACCGCTCCCGCGCCGGAGTGCGCCACGCCAGGCGCAGGCCGACGGCGGCGAGCGCGATGACGGCCAGCACCCACGGCCAGCGGGCCGAAAATCCCGCGGAGGCGGAGAGGAACAGGACGGTGATCGCGGGCAGCTCCGCTTTCGATTCGCTGTAGATCTGGGCGAAGTTCGGGATCACGTACAGGAGGAGGAAGATCGAGACGCCCACCAGGGTGACCAGGAGGATCGCCGGGTAGGCCGCGGCGGCGGTGACCGTCCTGCGAAGGTCCCTCATCCGCGCAAGGTAGTCGATCTGCCGGCCGATGGTGTCCGGAAGCGTGCCGGTCCGTTCCGCGACGGAAAGGGCCGCCACGAAGTGCGCGGGAAACGCCTGCGGAAACGGCGCGAGCGCCTCGGAG from bacterium includes:
- a CDS encoding GspE/PulE family protein; protein product: MKEGSFPQFLRESGAVPGEVLDRLVETAGRGKRPLEDLLLEQNVVTEEALSSLLARFAGREFCDLLSIEPDRELLRRTSPEGMRKWRFVPLREEGGRLVVASPDWRNPLQRDEVERHVARPARVVACARTVFDRVIDRWADSARALRPRSTSLGVAQEKRDTQEDARVREALEDASPYVRILNGLLIDAVQKGASDIHLEAESDRSIVRFRIDGVLLRGADPIDIAFHPRIVSRIKVISDLDISETRKAQDGSFQFTALGRAIDFRVSIIPSIHGEDVVIRILDKEHLRTEFSQMNLSRLGFGEGVVDGIRRLTRFPHGMFLVTGPTGSGKTTTLYTTLQEMDHDVRKFVTIEDPVEYHLPGIVQIPVNEVKGVTFASGLRNILRHDPDVVMVGEIRDRETAEVAVQASLTGHLVFSTVHANSSTDVILRFLHMGIEPYNFVSAVNGVLSQRLLRMLCGKCRKEVRYAPSVLRELGIPGVPGEAEGGLFFEPVGCGNCHGTGYKGRISTGEFVPFTEEIRDGMIQRRSFGEIRAGIRKSGIASLRGNAVAVARAGRTSVAEINRVTSPEED
- a CDS encoding type II secretion system F family protein; this translates as MTHEGRQFACRVELRGGGVADRVVFAPTEEAARASVERDGEAFLLECRDLSRSGGIFRARKVPDEELIAFLRQWQVLLRAGMPVAQAMEGAVDRKERTSFARMLRAARGDIEGGRSVSEALAPFPQAFPAHFVAALSVAERTGTLPDTIGRQIDYLARMRDLRRTVTAAAAYPAILLVTLVGVSIFLLLYVIPNFAQIYSESKAELPAITVLFLSASAGFSARWPWVLAVIALAAVGLRLAWRTPARERLERAMLSMPKIGSILMDQILSRFSRTLSTLLRGGFPLLDSLRVTLDVVGNRHTMGRLRKVADRIEGGESLAAALRSDGMLPEIAVRLVDAGEKGGNLPEMLDEIAAYCEDDLRHRIKVLTALFEPVMMLFVGLIVGILVVAIYLPIFRIAGVVG